A part of Streptomyces sp. NBC_01497 genomic DNA contains:
- a CDS encoding VOC family protein, whose translation MTVTKTTVLVLDAAEPAELADFYAAFLGGRTKPGEDPDFIEVLGDGVRLAVRKDHGYAPPSWPRPETSQQAHLRVLVERADIDEAERELIALGARPLDTKDNGGPRDTRIYSDPAGHSFTLAVHM comes from the coding sequence ATGACCGTCACGAAGACCACCGTGCTCGTACTGGACGCCGCGGAGCCCGCGGAGCTGGCCGACTTCTACGCCGCTTTCCTCGGCGGCCGCACGAAGCCGGGCGAGGACCCCGACTTCATCGAGGTCCTCGGCGACGGCGTGCGCCTCGCCGTACGCAAGGACCACGGCTACGCGCCGCCGAGCTGGCCGCGCCCCGAGACGTCGCAGCAGGCGCATCTGCGTGTCCTGGTGGAGCGGGCCGACATCGACGAGGCGGAGCGTGAGCTGATCGCGCTGGGCGCCCGGCCGCTGGACACCAAGGACAACGGCGGGCCCCGGGACACCCGGATCTACTCCGACCCGGCGGGGCACTCGTTCACCCTGGCCGTGCATATGTGA
- a CDS encoding type 1 glutamine amidotransferase domain-containing protein, producing the protein MRVAFLMAPEGVEQVELTEPWRAVGDVGGECHLISTEPGRIQAFDHLDKARTFAVDRTVAEASVGDYDGLVLPGGVANPDALRTDKAAVGFVDAFFEAGKPVAAICHAPWTLVEADRVRGRTLTSYPSLRTDITNAGGTWVDEQVKVCTAAPSPLVTSRNPGDLKAFCEAFIIQFGG; encoded by the coding sequence ATGCGAGTCGCTTTTCTCATGGCTCCCGAGGGCGTGGAACAGGTCGAGCTGACCGAGCCCTGGCGGGCGGTCGGCGACGTGGGCGGCGAGTGCCACCTGATCTCGACGGAGCCCGGCCGCATCCAGGCGTTCGACCATCTCGACAAGGCCCGCACGTTCGCGGTCGACCGCACGGTCGCCGAGGCGTCCGTCGGTGACTACGACGGCCTCGTGCTGCCCGGCGGTGTCGCCAACCCCGACGCGCTGCGCACGGACAAGGCCGCCGTCGGGTTCGTGGACGCCTTCTTCGAGGCGGGCAAGCCCGTCGCCGCGATCTGCCACGCGCCGTGGACGCTCGTCGAGGCCGACCGGGTGCGCGGCAGGACGCTCACGTCCTACCCGAGCCTGCGGACCGACATCACCAACGCGGGCGGCACGTGGGTGGACGAACAGGTCAAGGTCTGCACCGCCGCGCCGAGTCCGCTCGTCACGAGCCGCAACCCCGGGGATCTGAAGGCGTTCTGCGAGGCCTTCATCATCCAGTTCGGCGGCTGA